One Pomacea canaliculata isolate SZHN2017 linkage group LG9, ASM307304v1, whole genome shotgun sequence DNA segment encodes these proteins:
- the LOC112571462 gene encoding probable ribosome biogenesis protein RLP24 encodes MRLEKCFFCSATIYPGHGVQFVRNDCKIFRFCRSKCYKAFNKKRNPRKTKWTKAFRKAAGKELTVDPAFEFEKRRFEPVKYDRALWQNTVQAMKRIEEIRVKRQNQFILNRLKKGKELRKEAGILDVEKNIHLVKLPAARAAKLEQKLVEVITEEEDHEQMDN; translated from the exons ATGCGgctggaaaaatgttttttctgtagTGCAACTATATATCCAGGTCATGGAGTACAGTTTGTTCGCAACGACTGTAAG atCTTCAGATTCTGTCGGTCCAAATGCTACAAAGCATTCAACAAGAAGCGTAATCCTAGAAAGACAAAGTGGACGAAGGCGTTCAGGAAGGCTGCAGGTAAAGAACTCACTGTAGATCCAGCTTTCGAGTTCGAAAAGAGGCGCTTTGAGCCAGTGAAATATGATCGAGCACTGTGGCAGAATACAG TACAAGCAATGAAGAGGATAGAGGAAATCAGAGTAAAGCGACAGAATCAGTTCATTTTGAACag ATTAAAGAAAGGGAAGGAATTGAGAAAGGAGGCTGGTATTCTGGATGTGGAAAAGAACATTCATTTGGTGAAATTACCTGCAG CCCGGGCAGCCAAACTAGAGCAGAAGCTGGTGGAAGTCATCACAGAGGAAGAGGATCATGAACAGATGGACAACTGA